The following are encoded together in the Falsiruegeria litorea R37 genome:
- the mfd gene encoding transcription-repair coupling factor yields the protein MTAQNHITVGGAPEGFDAQLILNEVARSSGPVLHVARDDKRMEATRAALSFFAPDMPVFVFPGWDCLPYDRVSPNADISAARMATLAALVHQMPERFVLLTTLNAATQRVPAREVLREAAFTARVNYQVDEEALRNFLVRMGFSQSPTVMEPGDYAIRGGIIDIFPPGEGGPVRLDLFGDVLDGARRFDPVSQRTTEKLEIIELAPVSEVILDDAAITRFRQNYRIEFGAAGTDDPLYEAVSAGRKHQGIEHWLPFFHEKLETLFDYLPQASITLDDQLTPARLARWDSIADQYETRQHALQTKSRMDSVYKPTPPGLLYLDDGAWEQVVADRRVLQFNPLPQASGPGVIDAGGRIGRNFSPERQQENISLFGALADHIKARMAEGPVVVASYSEGARERLTGLIEDEGLAEAIPIMDGTRIGKRGLHLAVWALEHGFTTPDVTVIAEQDVLGDRLIRAPKKRRKAENFLTETQSLSPGDLVVHVDHGIGRYKGLEVITAAGAAHECILLEYAEQAKLYLPVENIELLSKYGHDEGLLDKLGGGAWQAKKAKLKERIREMADRLIRIAAERALRKAPIMDPPPHAWEEFSARFPYQETDDQLRAIGEVMDDMHSGQPMDRLICGDVGFGKTEVAMRAAFVAAMSGVQVAVVAPTTLLARQHAASFAERFRGFPLEVRQLSRFVTGKEAQQTRDGMARGTVDIVVGTHALLAKGVRFNNLGLLIIDEEQHFGVAHKERLKQLRSDIHVLTLTATPIPRTLQLSLTGVRDLSIIGTPPVDRLAIRTYVSEFDAVTVREALLREHYRGGQSFYVVPRISDLPDIEAFLKEQLPELTYMVAHGQMAAGELDERMNAFYDGKYDVLLATTIVESGLDIPTANTMVVHRADMFGLAQLYQIRGRVGRSKTRAYAYLTTKPRMKLTPAAEKRLRVLGSLDTLGAGFTLASQDLDIRGAGNLLGEEQSGQMRDVGYELYQSMLEEAIAKIKAGEMEGLSDSDDQWAPQINLGVPVLIPDDYVPDLDVRLGLYRRLSSLTTKVELEGFAAELIDRFGKLPKEVNTLLLVVRIKAMCKRAGISKLDGGPKGATIQFHNDKYGSPQGLVEFIQGQNGLAKVKDNKIVVRRDWKRDSDKIKGAFAIARDLAEKLIAEKKKAKAKS from the coding sequence ATGACAGCACAGAACCATATCACCGTAGGCGGGGCGCCCGAGGGCTTTGACGCGCAACTGATTCTGAACGAAGTGGCGCGCAGCAGTGGTCCCGTTCTGCACGTCGCGCGCGACGACAAGCGGATGGAAGCGACCCGCGCCGCGCTGTCATTCTTTGCCCCTGACATGCCGGTCTTTGTGTTTCCGGGCTGGGACTGCCTTCCTTACGACCGGGTGTCACCCAATGCTGATATCTCGGCGGCACGGATGGCGACATTGGCCGCCTTGGTGCACCAGATGCCTGAGCGGTTTGTGTTGCTTACCACGCTCAACGCCGCGACACAGCGGGTGCCTGCGCGCGAGGTGTTGCGCGAGGCGGCCTTTACCGCGCGGGTGAATTATCAGGTAGACGAAGAAGCGCTGCGCAATTTCCTGGTGCGCATGGGATTCAGCCAAAGCCCCACGGTGATGGAACCCGGCGACTATGCCATTCGCGGCGGTATCATCGACATCTTCCCACCGGGCGAAGGTGGCCCGGTGCGGCTCGATCTGTTTGGCGATGTTCTGGACGGTGCGCGCCGTTTTGATCCGGTCAGCCAGCGGACCACCGAAAAGCTGGAGATCATTGAACTGGCCCCGGTGAGCGAGGTCATTCTGGATGACGCCGCGATCACCCGGTTCCGTCAGAACTATCGTATCGAATTTGGCGCCGCTGGCACCGACGATCCGCTTTATGAGGCGGTCAGCGCTGGCCGCAAGCATCAGGGCATCGAGCATTGGTTGCCCTTCTTCCATGAAAAGCTGGAAACGCTGTTTGATTACCTGCCGCAGGCGTCGATCACGTTGGACGACCAGCTGACGCCTGCGCGTCTGGCCCGCTGGGACAGCATCGCCGATCAGTATGAGACGCGCCAACATGCGCTGCAGACCAAGTCACGGATGGACAGCGTCTATAAACCGACACCACCGGGTCTGCTTTATCTGGATGATGGTGCTTGGGAACAGGTGGTTGCTGACCGCCGCGTGCTGCAGTTCAATCCGTTGCCTCAAGCCTCTGGGCCTGGTGTGATCGATGCGGGCGGGCGCATCGGGCGCAATTTCTCGCCCGAGCGGCAACAGGAAAACATCAGCCTGTTCGGGGCCTTGGCCGATCACATCAAGGCCCGCATGGCCGAGGGACCCGTTGTCGTCGCCTCCTACTCCGAAGGCGCGCGCGAACGTCTTACGGGGCTGATCGAAGATGAAGGTCTGGCCGAAGCGATCCCGATCATGGATGGCACACGCATCGGCAAGCGCGGTCTGCATCTGGCGGTCTGGGCGTTGGAGCACGGCTTCACCACACCCGATGTGACGGTGATTGCCGAACAGGACGTTCTGGGCGACCGGTTGATCCGCGCGCCTAAAAAGCGACGCAAGGCCGAGAACTTCCTGACCGAAACGCAGTCGCTGTCGCCCGGTGATCTGGTGGTGCATGTCGATCATGGTATCGGCCGCTACAAGGGGCTCGAGGTGATTACGGCGGCCGGTGCGGCGCATGAATGCATCCTGCTGGAGTATGCCGAACAGGCGAAGCTGTATCTGCCGGTCGAAAACATCGAACTGCTGTCGAAATACGGCCATGACGAGGGGCTGCTCGACAAATTGGGCGGTGGGGCATGGCAGGCGAAGAAAGCCAAGCTCAAGGAACGCATCCGCGAGATGGCCGACCGGCTTATCCGCATTGCTGCCGAACGGGCCTTGCGCAAAGCGCCCATCATGGATCCGCCGCCGCATGCCTGGGAGGAGTTCAGCGCCCGCTTCCCGTATCAGGAAACAGACGACCAGCTGCGCGCCATTGGCGAGGTGATGGACGACATGCATTCCGGCCAGCCAATGGACCGGCTGATCTGCGGCGACGTGGGCTTTGGTAAGACCGAGGTGGCGATGCGCGCCGCTTTTGTGGCCGCCATGTCCGGCGTTCAGGTGGCGGTTGTGGCGCCCACGACTCTGCTCGCGCGTCAACACGCCGCCAGCTTTGCCGAACGCTTCAGGGGGTTCCCGCTGGAAGTGCGCCAGCTCAGCCGCTTTGTTACCGGCAAAGAGGCGCAGCAAACTCGCGATGGCATGGCGCGCGGCACGGTGGACATTGTCGTGGGCACCCATGCGCTGCTGGCAAAGGGCGTGCGGTTCAACAACCTTGGGCTTTTGATTATCGACGAAGAGCAGCATTTCGGTGTGGCGCACAAAGAGCGCCTGAAACAGCTGCGCAGTGACATCCACGTGCTGACCTTGACCGCAACCCCAATCCCGCGCACCCTGCAGCTGTCGCTGACCGGTGTACGCGATCTGTCGATCATCGGCACGCCGCCGGTCGACCGTTTGGCCATCCGCACCTATGTGAGCGAGTTCGACGCCGTTACCGTCCGCGAGGCACTGCTGCGGGAACATTACCGAGGCGGGCAGAGCTTTTATGTCGTGCCGCGCATCAGTGATCTGCCCGACATCGAGGCGTTCTTGAAGGAACAATTGCCAGAGCTGACCTATATGGTCGCGCACGGTCAGATGGCGGCTGGTGAGCTGGATGAACGGATGAACGCCTTTTACGACGGCAAGTATGATGTGCTGCTGGCCACCACCATCGTCGAAAGCGGGTTGGACATTCCAACGGCCAACACGATGGTCGTGCATCGCGCTGATATGTTCGGCCTTGCGCAGCTCTATCAGATCCGGGGCCGAGTGGGCCGATCGAAAACCCGCGCCTATGCTTATCTGACCACCAAGCCGCGGATGAAACTGACGCCCGCGGCAGAGAAACGCCTGCGGGTTCTGGGCTCGCTCGACACGCTTGGGGCAGGGTTCACGCTGGCCAGCCAAGACCTGGACATTCGCGGGGCCGGCAACCTGCTGGGCGAAGAGCAATCCGGCCAGATGCGCGATGTGGGGTATGAACTCTATCAGTCGATGCTGGAAGAGGCGATTGCCAAGATCAAGGCCGGCGAGATGGAGGGGCTGTCGGACAGCGACGACCAATGGGCGCCGCAGATCAATCTGGGCGTGCCGGTGCTGATTCCCGACGACTATGTTCCTGATCTGGACGTGCGACTTGGGCTGTATCGCCGCCTTTCGTCGCTTACGACCAAGGTCGAGCTGGAAGGGTTCGCCGCCGAGCTGATCGACCGCTTCGGCAAGCTGCCGAAAGAGGTCAACACGCTGCTGCTGGTGGTGCGTATCAAGGCGATGTGCAAACGCGCGGGCATTTCCAAACTCGATGGCGGCCCAAAGGGCGCGACGATCCAGTTCCACAACGACAAATACGGCTCGCCCCAAGGGCTGGTGGAATTCATCCAAGGTCAAAACGGGCTGGCCAAGGTCAAGGACAACAAGATCGTTGTGCGTCGGGATTGGAAAAGGGACAGCGACAAGATCAAAGGTGCTTTTGCCATTGCGCGCGACCTGGCCGAAAAGCTGATCGCCGAGAAGAAAAAAGCCAAAGCAAAGAGCTGA
- a CDS encoding DUF3616 domain-containing protein, translating to MRLGSFSLVFALTLPSFGLSDSGQSLDVRGQFDEYAKDDPKPFAAQNLSAAHCRPEGLCYTASDEVRFIQSFRVDGEEIETGGRLYLWDTPQGRDADELDVEGIASVNGHLIAVGSHSVSRQKCKVREHNEQIYIGSPHGVGTQTPLTAQPISLRPAFAKFDVLRGAFHQPLQQNGLNIEGVAAIGDQVFFGFRAPYPDGAAGVLILQIGFEALLAQDWDAAELHRVALSSPHGGRGIRGMEQWGDSLLLLVGDAGAKAPRKKKQEKKCGGDSPHLTDDYAIHRWTPGSDAADLVSRIEPKKRKWKAEGLMRDPTRSDGSVLVFFDGPDNGGPRRFTFPALAQ from the coding sequence ATGCGCTTGGGTTCGTTCTCATTGGTGTTTGCACTGACTTTGCCGTCCTTCGGGCTCTCGGATTCGGGGCAGTCTTTGGACGTGCGCGGTCAATTCGATGAATATGCCAAAGATGATCCAAAACCCTTCGCAGCCCAGAACCTGAGCGCGGCGCATTGCCGGCCAGAGGGGCTCTGTTACACCGCTTCGGACGAAGTGCGGTTTATCCAGAGCTTCCGGGTTGATGGGGAAGAGATTGAAACCGGTGGACGGCTCTATCTGTGGGACACTCCCCAAGGGCGCGATGCGGATGAGTTGGATGTCGAAGGGATCGCTTCGGTCAATGGTCATCTGATCGCGGTCGGCTCGCACTCGGTGTCACGGCAAAAATGCAAGGTTCGCGAGCACAACGAACAGATCTATATCGGTTCGCCTCACGGGGTGGGCACGCAAACGCCCTTGACGGCGCAGCCGATTTCTCTGCGACCAGCCTTTGCGAAATTCGATGTACTGCGCGGGGCTTTTCATCAACCATTACAACAAAATGGCCTGAACATCGAAGGTGTGGCCGCGATCGGGGATCAGGTCTTTTTTGGCTTTCGCGCGCCTTATCCTGATGGGGCGGCGGGTGTGTTGATCCTGCAGATCGGTTTTGAAGCGTTGCTGGCGCAAGATTGGGACGCAGCGGAATTGCATCGCGTGGCCTTGAGCAGTCCGCATGGGGGCCGCGGCATTCGCGGGATGGAGCAGTGGGGCGACAGCCTGCTGTTGTTGGTGGGCGATGCAGGGGCCAAGGCACCCAGGAAAAAGAAGCAGGAAAAGAAATGCGGCGGCGACAGTCCGCATCTGACGGATGACTATGCCATCCACCGTTGGACACCGGGTTCGGACGCGGCCGATCTTGTGTCCCGGATCGAGCCCAAAAAGCGCAAATGGAAGGCCGAGGGGCTGATGCGCGACCCGACC